The DNA segment GAAATATGGAAGAATTGTTATTGAGATCTCGTTCCTATTTattaaaaagaaaatgtaaaaatatttaataaaaactCATTGCACGTCCCGAGGTATGCAAGACGTTTAAGCAGTTTTCAAGACGTCTCAGAAATTTTTCAAGACGTTTCGTACATTTTTCAAGACGTCTCATCACTATTCAAGACGTTTCAGACGTCTGACGCTATTCAAGACAGATTACCCGTTTGCCACGTTGCATTTTTCAAGACGTCTCATCATTTTCAAGACGTTTCAGACGTCTCACGCTATTCAAGACGTTGACTCTAACTTGAGACGTTTGACTGTAACTTAAGACGTCCGGGATGTTTCCCGCCTAATTTTGACGTCTCATCTTTGAACACGTGTTATTTTTAAGACGTTAAAGACGTTGCATGCTGTAACTTGAGACGTTTGAGACGTTTTCCGTGGACACGTGAGACGTTTCAATTCAATTTGCCCTTAGATGAAGGACACGTGTGTCCCCGTTACCCATCGCTTGACACGTGTCCGGGAACACGTTTTGAGTAGGAGAGTGTGGGTTCATGTGTTTCATTTCACACGGGCAAACGGCATTGGGACCACGTTCTTTCCTTTGGGGCCATCTTGAACAAAGATCCGAAGACCGTTGAAGATCCGAAGAGAAACCCGACGACAAACACCCGACCCGCGTTGAAACCTGCGTTGAATCTGCACGACATTCACGTTCCGAAGCATCACGTTTTGTCGTTGACTCAAAATGGATCCAAACTACTACGGTTTCCCACGTCAGGAGAACATGCAACCACCTGAACATGACATGCAAGACGTTAACGTTATCCCATCTGTAGCGGTGATATCTTATGTCTTTTCTTTCATTATTCTTAGTGTTTTAGTATTTTGGTATACTTACTAttctttttttttctgttttttttttttttgttattttacaaGGTCCAAAAAGTCAAAGTTCGTCAATCATGGAATATAGTGAAGCATATAAACAATAGAATGACGGATCCTATAATATCAATCATTAGGCAGACATGTTTCGGTCCGTATTTGGATATTAGGTGTGTCATGTGTGACAGTCTACTCTTACTAGGTGTTGCACAACTACAAGTGCATACACCTACACCCAGATTGGGGATTACATATCGCCTAGGCCAAGAAACGCTAATGTTTAGCCCCAAACAATTTTGTCTAATAACGGGATTAAGGTTTGGATCCAATGATTGGACGCCGATTGATCACCCTGAGTCATTTAAAAACCGTCATTTCTCGGCCCGAGAACGTATTAATTTCAAACGAATTAGAGATTTGTTTGAAGGTCCCATGCAATATAGCGCGGAAGATTGCGCAAGAATATGTTTACTGATGCTCTTGTGTCaagggtttttagggttgcaGGATACAAATGCAGTCGATGTTAAATTGTTACACCTCGTGGATAATCTGAATGTGTTTAACCAATATCCATGGGGTAATTATTTTTGGGAGAGCACGTATACGAACGTGTATGATATGCACGTTCGTCAAAGGGATGACACGAGGGGTTTTTCGTTAGATGGATTTGTTTGGCCGTTTAAGGTACCTGTAAAATcgtatattatattttatattttaagtGTAATGTTTGTCGTAAGTTAATTTGTATACTAATAGTTGATAAATAATGCATTTACAGATGTGGATTCTGGAGGTATTTCCGGAATTTAAACAAAAGAGGGGGTATTTCGAAGGTCAGACCATCCCGAGATTCTTAGGATGGAAAGAAGGACATAGGCTATTGAAGGTGCATGTTGATGGCATCTTAGCCAATGCGGTAAAGGTGACTTTTTtatacttttaaataaataactatATCTATATTTTCACTCCGTTAACCGTATTAAAGTATCAAAATACAAAATGTTAACCGTTACAAACGGcattaatttataaaaaatataattacatagtattttgaaaaactgttttacaatacattttataagctgtttaaaattttcaacttatatatttaaaaaaactgtttaaattatatatttatatactaaAAAAATCAAGTTATAAAATAAAGTAGACACTGTTTAAAGTTAACCGTTACAAACGGcattaatttataaaaaatataattacatagTATTTTGAAAAACTGtttaaattttatatttaaaaaattacaatatttaaaacaatacattttataagctgtttaaaattttcaacttatatatttaaaaaaactgtttaaattatatatttatatactaaAAAAAATCAAGTTATAAAATAAAGTAGACACTGTTTAAAGTTAACCGTTACAAACGGcattaatttataaaaaatataaatacatagtttaaaattttatataaaCTGTTTAAATTTTATATTTAAGAAATTACAATATTTAATACAATACATTTTATAAACTGTTTAAAATTTTCAACTTATATATTTAATACAATACATTTTGTAAAATATTTCTTTTTCAACATGTTAGATATCTGAATATAAACCCCTAATGGCTATACTACCAACTATGTTCGAGGCCGAGACTGAGTGGTATAGTTCAAGCTCGGATTATTTGGAACTTGAACGTCAAGTTTTCAATCCTGCTATGGCGACTGAATTACCGCCTCAAATTCATAATCCAATCGGCCTGAGTCAAAACTACGGCCAACCACATAAGGACTTCCTTGACAGCTTGTTCGGCGAGGATGAAGTTCAGGTGCCTGTAACGCACGGATTTTCACCGGAAATCCCGGCTCATACAGATCATGTTCCGTTAAAGACGGCTGAGTATGAACATGATGTTGGTCCCGGTCAGTTTTCATCGGGATTTTATTCTGAAGAGCAGCTTGTCTCTAGATTTCAGTCAATGATGTTATCAAACAACAGGGCATTGACTGACATGATCAACTCGGAGTGGTCGCAGAAGATGTACTCAAACAACCGCGCCTTAACTGACATGTTGAAGTCCGAGTTGTTGCAAAGTTTTCGTATGGCTCCGGTATCAACTCCAAGCCACATACGAACACCGATGGACCAATCGCCAAAAGTATATGATAATGTACAcccatttattttttattttcttaaaaaagtctaaaaaataaattttatttataaaattttctaactttttttattaatttttagacGGAAGCTGATTCCTTTTTGAATGCCAATAATGACGTGTATCATGTGTCTGCAAATCCAGAAAATGTTACCGAAGAAGCCGTAAGTATTGCAAGAgtatataatttttataatcCATGTATGTTTTGTTAATTTAGTTATTAAATAATGTAATTGTAGGATGAGGAGGTGGAGATGATTAAACTGAGGCGGTCCGAAAGGCTTGTGAAGCCCGCCAAGGCTACGCTTTCACCATTTGTAGTTTACAAAAATCTCCGGCGGAAGCAAAATAATATTTCAAATAATGAAGATCAATTAAttgaaaagataaaaaaatgGGCACCAAGTAGCGGAGTTAGACAACTAACACTGACAGCAGGCGGCTATGTTGGTCCTGATTTCTGGGGGTCTTTGCTAGGCACTGAGGGGAATGGCTGGTTAAGCGATGAGGTACACTTGTTAATACTTAATTTACTATAGTTTGGTATAAACTTTCGCTAAAATTGTCCAAACTTGTAACAGCATATTTTTGCATGGATGCTACACATGTATAATTCAAGAGATCCAACCGCTCGTTGGTCCATTTTACCCCCATATGTTCAGATGCATTTGCAAACTCTGGATCAGGAATTCGCCTGTTATTTCAACGGGAAAGTAGACCCTTTTCCTCCGATATCTAGCGTTGACGAGGTTTATGTACCGTTATATATACCATCAATTCATTGGTTTTTAGGAGTTTTCAACCTCGTTAACGAGACCCTCACTATTTATGACAGgtaaaaatttaattttaaagAGTGTTTATTTTATACTTTTAATCTCAACAGTTATGACTTTTAAAATtaatgtttgttttttatttttttttagctTGATGGGTGTGCGAGATTTGGATAAAGGAAGAACCGAAGTGGTTTGCCACATCAATTTTGTTTTTGACCATTGGCTTCGTTTGCATGGTTACTATGACAACAAACCTTTACCGTTCAAATTTCCGTTTAAAACAGAATATGCAAATGATGTGCCACAACAGTCAGGACCATTAGGGGACTGTGGGGTTTGGGTTTGTATATTTCTAGACCGGTTGATTAACAAAAAACCCCTAAATGATGGTGAAAAAACAAGCATAACGGCTACAAGGATGAGGCGCCATATGTTGACACTTTTCTACGACTCGCTTATTCCTATAGAATTAGTCAGGGAGCTAGAACAGGACGACCTCCAATTTATTCAATGATTATTAACTTAAATTATAAACATAACTATTTGTATTAaacttatattttatattatttatttttttttactgtgaaaatgtgtatatatatatatgtgtgcccTCACTATCTCAATAATGCCACACCAAATGTCTTACTCAAACATTCCACATTCTGTGCAACGCACCATTTGGATAAACCAAAACGATGGGTTTGAACATTGGTCGCCAAATATTCTAGAGTTTTATTATGACGGCGATAATCCAACTTGCTACTCAACCTACATGGGTAAAACACCTCTAGGAAAAGAATGGTGGGGCGGTTTACTTGGATTTTGTGGAAACGGATTTATTCAGGAAACGGTAACTTCGAAATAACTTTCATTAACATGATACGTTTATTATAGTATTTTTTTGTCAAACATTTACCATATTTTTCTTAGCATATCAATGCCTGGTGCAACAAGCTTATGTATCAACGGGCGATGTCGTCAAATGATGATCGGTGGACAGTTCTCCCGCCTACTTTTTTTAACATGATAGTAGAACAAAATAGAGAGGCCTACGGATATGGAGACGGTACAAAAGAATTTTTTCCTCCCATTTGGGAGGTTGATACGGTACATTGTCAAATATGATTATTCGGAATTtacacttttttaaaaaaaaattccatTAAAATAATACCTTCTCCAATActtatttttgttttaaatttttccAGATTTACATGCCCGTACCGCACAACGAAAACCACTGGTTACTTCTAAAAATAAATATGCGTTCGTTTAAAATGTATGCTTATTTTCCCGTTAACTGTAACGTAAGTAACTGCGGAGAAGGATTTTGCATACACAGGAAAATACATCAAATTCTTTTAGAATTTCAAACTCCATTTGTATGGTTTCTGGGACGTATATCATACTGGCAACAATCAAGGAAAGATAGTGTACAGGACTTGGAGTATTGGGGGGATGTTGTGTGGCCAGACAACGAAGCTCATATTGGTCGAAACTCAGGGGCTATCATATGTATGCTATTGGAAAATCTAGTTAACAACCGTTCATTAACATGGAACGAAGTAAACATGCAGGATGCTTGTGTCAGATATAGACGGTACATGGCTGATGAACTATACGCCGGGCGCTACACACCAAGTAATTTTTGATGGCTTGACGTACGGATTGTAAAATTTAATTCTTGTATTAATTAAAAGTAGAATTTGTTACATgattttcataaaataaaaacataaaaaaatatatatatatattactaaaATTCTGCTAAATTATAAGATGGAAAAATGTCATCCGTTGAACTCTGGGTTTCTGTCTCTTTCTCTTTTCCTTTTGCTGATGATTTTCGTGAACGAATCTGTGATTTCATTGGATCTAAACAAACGTCACGAACATGTCCGTATGTTCGGCAACGCGAACAATATACCGGAACAGGTTCTTCCCCACGAGACAAGATTCTGTTGTTTTCTTTTGGACGACCTGATTGACGTTTTGTAATATTCGGCGGTAAAACACTGCCAAGGCCTTCTGGTATTACCCATTCAGACCTATGAGGCAGAGGATTAATCGATTCTTCATACGTTTTTTTGTATACTTCGTTTGAGTAACACGAGAAAGCATAATGACTACAGTCAGGTTCACCCAAAAATCTTGAAACAGCAATCACATGCCCACAAGGTAAACCCGAAACTTGCTAGACACGACAGCTACACGAACGATTCGAAAGATCAACTACACCCCTTTTCCCACCATCATCAACAACAAAGCTGTTTACCCGGATGCCTGCAACAGTCCAGGTTCTAGACCcttcaattttctttaaaattttcttCTGTGCCCACTGAGTAAGTGAATGGCTCTCCTGCATGCCCTGCAATCGACGGTCATAAAACCATTTTTGTACAGACTCGCGGAAAAATTCGATAAGTTGCGTTATCGGCATCTTACGCGAGAATCTAGACAAAGAGTTTATAGACTCCGCACTATTAGATGTCATATAGTGGTATCGATTGCCGGGACAATGAGCTCTTGCCCATCTACCAAACCCAATATTTGTTAAAACCTGGCGTATTCGAGGAACAGCAAGACACAAGGCATTAAATGACTCGGTAAAGTCAGACATCCGATAAGATTTACACGTCTTCCACCATAGTGCCTCGTACTCTTTTTTTTTAGACGACGGCAAACGTAAATTCATCATTAAATGACGACAACACAGGCCGTGGTACACACGTGGAAACACATTCCTAACACCCACATGTATCGAATTCGCCCTATCCGAAATGATCGCCATATCTGCTATTTCACCAACACAATCTCTAAGCTTTGAGAGAAACCATGTCCAAGATTCACCATCCTCTGATTTTCCAATGCCATAAGCAAGCGGTAAAATCTGATTATTTCCATCCATGCCCACTGCTAAAAACAACGTCCCTTTAAATTCACCCTTTAGGTGTGCCGCGTCAATGATAACAACAGGTCTTAGATTTAACATAAAGCTACGAATCTGAAAATTAATGAAAATGAAATGAGACAAAAACCCATGttactttaaaaaaataaaagaatctATAGTATATAATGTATAATTTACCGCCGCCCCTAAAGCAACAAAAACCATTTCAAAACGACTCTGCTCATCAACCAAGATGTGTGTAACGCTTCCAGGATTTGCAAGTTTTAAATTGTAACAATATATTGGTAGTTCCGCAAAAGAGTCTCGTGTAGTTCCTTGTAGTAGTTCAAGTGCATAGCTTTTACCACGCCAAGCTTGAAGGTTTGTTATCTCAACCTCGAACCTTTGTCTAAAATCTTTGACAATCTCTTTCGCTCGATATATCCTACCACTGTCTTTTAGTTGTTCCTTCAAAAAGTGACCCAAAACCTTTGGGTTAGCCTGACGAAAATGTGGGTGTGTTTGCGTCTTCGAACAGGTGTGACTATCGTTCATATGTTTAACAAACCATAAATTGCCACAAGGAATAGCATGAGCCTTAAATCGCCATTCACAACCATCACCTAGGCATGAAACTTCATACCGCGTCTTAGATGATCTATCAACTTTAAACTCGAAATGCTCTAACAAAGATTTCTTTCCCAACTCGAGCTTCATCTCTTCTTTGTTATTGAATATATGACCGGCATCGAACACTATAGATGAAGAACCTGATTGGTTGTGAGACGTTAAAgatttttcataatttttttctaaatttgGACACTCAtcgtttaaaatatcaaaacttTCTTTTAATGGAATATTTAGATCTGGAGCTTTTAAATTGTTTAAACAAGACAAACCAGATGAACCAACATCAGACTCTTGAATAacatataatttatataattcAAAAGGATTCTGCATCGCCtgatcaaaaaaaaatctaacatcTCGATCATTAATAATATCGATGGGATCAGTAAACGTAGACATCCGGTATGACAACCGTGTAATGTTTGGAGTATCACACATCTTAGAAACATAGTTTAAAAAACTATTATATGAATGATCTGTTTCAATTTCTAAACCACGTCTCCTTGAATCGACACCGGTAACATACTCAATGTTTCCGTTAATCAAATCCCACTTCCCCCCAGTATAAACAACAAACTTGACCTTCATATTGTGAGATAATCAGCAAAAACAAATTTTCTCTTAAAGTTCGTTTTTAAAATTAAGTGATCTATATAAATTCAAAAACAAGGCGTCTTGAAATTCATATAAAACGTCTTGAAATGGTACAAGGCGTCtcaaaaaaataaatgaaaaaaaacaaaaaatacacaaaaaaaataGGGAAAAGAATGGCTCAAGCCGACTAAAGAGACAAAAATGGCTCAAGACGCCCAGACACGGCTCAAGCCGAGGGGAAACGTCTCGAGCCGTATTGATTAGCAGCTAGCCACTTTCAAACGTCTTAAGCCGTCTCAAACGTCTTAGCCAAGACGTCTAAGCCGTTCAGGTAAAATGGCATGTTTGTCGGACACGTGGCACGATGTGGTTGGACAGCCGTCAAGACGTCTAAGCTACTTCAGACGTCTCCACGAGACGGTTGACCAGGCTATTTTCGATGGTTTGACCAAAACCTTGACATTTTGGCGATTTCACTAAAAATACAATCTTTCTGAATAATAAAATAAATCGTGTTCGGTGTGCGGACAGGTTTAGGAAGTGACTAATCATCTTTTGTTCAACTTCCAAATGGCTAAGATCATCTGTAGTGAGGGGTTTTTAAGcgtttttttcttaaaaaaaactcCTTACAACGCAGTGGCAGACCCATGAATTTTTTTATGTGGGtgcgaatttttttttttaaattttaggcgtctagatatatacataaaaataccggttcgggtcgggtcatgtaaaaaaagaacatcaaacttaaatttatataatcatcaaaaacacgttaAACAttgttacaaacatatttaaaaagtCGCCATACGGGTTTTCATTCTTtaaaatctatccaaaacattaTCTCGAGGTACTTTCTTAAAGATTTTATTTAATCAACAATCGGAAGATGATCCAAAATAAAcattttattattaaatattaaatttaaCATTTAATAATGAAATCAAGTTGAACATATAAATAAACAGCAACCTTTTTCTAATATTTAATCAACAATCCAGTAACTTctttataatatttaataataaaatgAACCCTATAAATCTATTTTCCTAATTTCCTATAATTGCCATTTGCCGTAACTTTACAACAGCAACCTATCAACATTCAACAACCCTATCAAAAACCTTATCAAAACTCTTGAAGAATAAAATCAAGGAGTGGTACCTGGTCGGCTAGTTGCACTCTGTCTACGGCGACTCGGCGAGATTTGTGGCTGATCGATCGAAGCCTGTCTGCACGTTGATCCTTCTTCTGTTTCTTGGTCGCTGCAGCAGAGAGGGGAGGGCGGGAAGATGAAAGGTCAATTGGCCGATTGGGTTTATTTGGGTAATTGGGTTATGTTTTGTTAATTGATTTTGTTATTTGGGTTGGGTTTTACCATAAACTTATTCAATTGGGCTTGATATTGGGTTATAGGAATACAAGTTTTATTTAAAGTGATTAGTGGGCTAACTTGTTTACATAATTGAGTTGGGTTTAAATCCgtgttcacaattttttttatataaattcctaacatttttttctaaggggtgcggtcagaatttccaaggggtgcggtcgggatttttcgcgaaaaataacactaatttttttttttcaaggggtccGGCCGCCCACCCACGGGCtaaggtaggtccgcccctgctacAACGCCATTTTAACCGTCCCCTGGGTGTTTTTCACAAAAAATGTAAGAGGCGTCCTTTTTTCCACGCTGAGGTTCCAATTCTTTGGCCAATTACCTGTATCCCTTTTTGGTTGGCCAATATAaatttttgatggttttttttttttttactaaaattcttgggttaatggatttaaacacccccAACTATTGTTATTTGGCCGATGACactctcaactttgactttggctcAGACCACTCCCAATTTAACACATTGTTTGTCATGGCACCCCCTCGTTAAATAATCACTAACCAGGTTAGTAAAATTAGCCTATGTGTCAATTTTATCTGATGTGGCATGTCCTACGGATCAATTATACTCATTCATCTTCTTTAAAACCCCCAATCCCTAACAAGAACTCATTTGAAAAACCCTAATCCTAAATCATAACAAAATCAGACGCACCTTGGAGCAAATCCATCATCAACATACGATCCGGCCGATTTCCCTGAAGAACAAGCCCTAATCTTGAATCAAAATGAGCTCCTCTTCTACGTCTTCATCCACAGTTCGAGCCACAGATGACAACAAACTATCAGCAGCCGCAATATCAAAACATTCAAGGTGGTGTCGGGCAAGTTAAGTTGGAGCCACAGATGACAACAAACTATCAGCAGCCGCAATATCAAAACATTCAAGGTGGTGTCGGGCAAGTTAAGTTGGAGCCACAGATGACAACAAACTATCAGCAAGTACAAACGACTCAACAATTGCAAGCTTTACGAAATCTCGGGCCAGTGAAAATGGAACTGCAACATACTCAGTCGATGAGTAACTTATCACCGGTAAAACTGGAGCCCCAACACTCCGACCCGTCATTATTTctgcagcagcaacagcagcagcaattCCTTAACGTATCCAGGCAGTCTCCACAGGCACAAATGAATCTTTTGCAGCAACAGAGATTGTTACAGCTACATTAGCAACAACAGCTATTGGAAAACATGCCTCAACAAAGGCCTCCGATGCAACCACAGTTTCAACATCAAAATCTGGCACTAAGATCTCCGGCAAAACCTGTGTATGAACCAGGAACGTGTGCAAGACGGCTAACACATTATATGTATCAGCAACAACATAGGCCTGAAGTAAGAATGTTACAGAATCGAGAGAGCAGAGGGGGTTTGGGGTTGTTGGAATCCGGATTGTGTGCATTTAAGAGTGTTGGATTTTGGTGATTTAAATCTGTAGATAAATGGGTTGCTGAATCTGTGTGTGGGTATGGTATTTTAAATAcagtgccacatcagcaaaaagaactaacccagttagtgttTATTTAACGATGGGGTGACACAGCAAcccaagtgttaagttgggagtggtgtgagccaaagtcaaagttgagagtGCCAGCGGCCAAATGGTAATAGTTGGGGGTGTTAAAATCCATTAACCCTAAATTCTTttacaccccttttaacataaCGTCCCACAATGCTTatatccccactacacccattttagaaaaacgccccaTAATATCCCATTACTGACTAGAATAACACATATCATACAATGTCCATAGATAGGGACATTATTCATGCTCTCCACTATTCATGGTCTAAGGAGGTTTGGCTACAAGTCTCTTTATGATGTAATCTACCAAATACCGATACGGTAGTGAAAGAATGTCCAAAGGGTTTAACCATAGGGTTTTAAATAAGTCAAGATCAATGGAGGCAATAATGTTATTATGTCTTGACTATTATtagttaatttatattttttatttctatATAAAAGGTGAAGAATATGATTTAGCTTTATGACACCAAATTGATCCCCAATATCTTCTTAGAAAAGAAGCAAACACACTGTGACAAAATAATATGCAATATTATATCTAAGGAATTTTTTGCAAAAAGTGATAGAAGTTTGGGGTAAATGTTTCAGAGAATATTTGTACAGGTATGGAGGAAACATTTCAACTTTCAAGTGAAagtaaaagtagaaaaaaattaATTGCCAACAATGAACCTTTTTCTGCACTAGAAACAAGGGATAAAAACCCCACtttaaggccatgtgtagtcataaagccctttgtggggcgttatgcgacacgtgtcgtgccacgtcagcaaggggctttatggggcgtcatgcaatttgaggccgtagtcataaagcccctacccatcattacctatttAATAATTTTAAGTTTTATTAAGTAATATAAAAAACTCTTCTATTTTTTGATTGGCCAAATGATTAACCAAACAAAAAATAACGCCGCGAAAAATCTGGCGCCCTCCCCCAATTTTTGAAACATAGCGCCCAGGGGGGTGGTGTGCCCGGCGCCATAGCGGCGCTATGGTGGGCTATACCGCCCCACTACGTTCAACCTAATGCATACATGTATATAAAAACGTATCATAATTCATAACGATGGGGAACATGTTTCAGAGAATATTTGTACAAACATCCTAATAACTTTGCCTTCTCTAACAAGCGGGTCGTTACATCCAGAATCATAGTAGACGTAGAATATCATAACTTCCTTTGAATTAAGAATAGATCTTCTTTAAAAAAAAGTTATCTTGAATGGATTgatgtaattttatttttttgtatttgCCCCTTGTTTGTTTCTTTGCCTCTAGCAGGTTTTTTTCAATAAAGTTTattgtttgtaaaaataaaaaataaaatacaatttactgttttaaaaaaaaaaaaactatggattttgatttttaagatgaTCATAAAGTGTGTGTTATATTATTTGTCAGCAATGAAGTTTTTCATTAAAACCTTAAATAGTAAAAGAAAGCATAAGCTTGATCCGGACCACTCGGTGACTCGGATGAcgaaattttaaataaaaataacttcaaTAAATAACAAATCTATTTTTATACATTAATAAAGAGGGATTGGGTGTAATTTATTGCCTACTTACCTATCATTTTGTTGTAACCGGTTATTTTTGTCActaaataaaaaattgaaaagaaaaaaaaacatatttacaACTAATAAAACATGTGTCAACAGTAAAAAGCCAAATCATTACTAAGGTTTGGTTATATTTGTTTGTTGCATCCAAAATGATATTTTTTTACATTTGAGTTATTTTAGTTTGtgttttattgtcattttcatccaatttGCTATCGGTTAACAAAATTTTGGCCTTTTTACTCTTTATTAATATCATATATAATTTAACTaaatacaatattttatttttaattctaTAAAAAAGGGATGAAAAAAGTATAACTTAAGACCATGGGGTGTGGGAAGGGAAACACA comes from the Helianthus annuus cultivar XRQ/B chromosome 4, HanXRQr2.0-SUNRISE, whole genome shotgun sequence genome and includes:
- the LOC110934159 gene encoding uncharacterized protein LOC110934159, translated to MKVKFVVYTGGKWDLINGNIEYVTGVDSRRRGLEIETDHSYNSFLNYVSKMCDTPNITRLSYRMSTFTDPIDIINDRDVRFFFDQAMQNPFELYKLYVIQESDVGSSGLSCLNNLKAPDLNIPLKESFDILNDECPNLEKNYEKSLTSHNQSGSSSIVFDAGHIFNNKEEMKLELGKKSLLEHFEFKVDRSSKTRYEVSCLGDGCEWRFKAHAIPCGNLWFVKHMNDSHTCSKTQTHPHFRQANPKVLGHFLKEQLKDSGRIYRAKEIVKDFRQRFEVEITNLQAWRGKSYALELLQGTTRDSFAELPIYCYNLKLANPGSVTHILVDEQSRFEMVFVALGAAIRSFMLNLRPVVIIDAAHLKGEFKGTLFLAVGMDGNNQILPLAYGIGKSEDGESWTWFLSKLRDCVGEIADMAIISDRANSIHVGVRNVFPRVYHGLCCRHLMMNLRLPSSKKKEYEALWWKTCKSYRMSDFTESFNALCLAVPRIRQVLTNIGFGRWARAHCPGNRYHYMTSNSAESINSLSRFSRKMPITQLIEFFRESVQKWFYDRRLQGMQESHSLTQWAQKKILKKIEGSRTWTVAGIRQVSGLPCGHVIAVSRFLGEPDCSHYAFSCYSNEVYKKTYEESINPLPHRSEWVIPEGLGSVLPPNITKRQSGRPKENNRILSRGEEPVPVYCSRCRTYGHVRDVCLDPMKSQIRSRKSSAKGKEKETETQSSTDDIFPSYNLAEF